From the Nostoc sp. PCC 7107 genome, the window CAATAATTCAAACAGTAAAGTTGGCGATTGTTGAAAAAGCTTATAAAATATCGAATCTCGACGCATGAAATATTTGCTGCGATCGGCGCAATCATCAAAGACTTACCATTGATGATCTTACCCCTCAAGATCGCTATCTTTTGTAGTGATACCCAACATTATGAAGTAGTGCTTCGGTCGCTGTAAGCATTGCGTAGCGAATCTCCTAGAGTATCGCTTCTAAACCAACAGAGCAAATCTGGGAGAGCTTTTCGGAAAAAGTTTAGCATCCGTCCACAGGATTGTTTAAAAAAAAATTTCCGTTTGAGCCGAATAAAAATTCCGTTTAAGCAGAATTATCTCTATCTTCACCTTGATAGTTTTCCCTAAGCTAATCAGGAAAAGTTTTTATTAAGCTTTAAGGTGTGGGAGTGATGGTGAATTTTTTACAACTGCGGCTGTCGCTATTGCTGACAGGTGTATTTTTTCTTCTAGGAATGCAAGCAACATGGGCAAAAGATGCTAATTCTTTTGGCAACTCTCAAATTTTGGTACAGTCACCAACACCTACATCAGAAATTATCGCGATCGCGGGAGTAAAAGCAACTCCCACCCAAAATGGTGTAGAGGTAATTTTAGAGACACCCCTTGGAGAACAACTACAAATTACAAATCGCAGTACTGGTAATAATTTCATTGCAGACATTCCTAATGCTCAATTACGTTTACCTAACGGCAATACTTTCAACTTCCGTTCAGAAAAACCAAATGCGGGAATTATTGAAATAACAGTTATCAATATTGACACTAATACTGTGCGGGTGACAGTAGTAGGTGAAACAAGTTTACCAACAGTTGAATTATTTGATGACAATACAGGGCTGGTTTTTGGGATAAATTCTAGTGCAACCGCGATGCAGCCACCACAGCAGCCGGAAACGCCACCAGTAGAAGAAATACCAGAAACTCAGACACCGCAAGAAGAACCAGCAGCGCAGCAAGATGATGCGATTGAGTTGGTAGTGACAGGAGAACAAGATGGATATCGTGTACCAGATGCTACCACTGGAAGTAGGCTTGATATTCCACTAATAGAAACACCTGCATCAATTGGCGTAATTACAGAGGAATTCATTGAGGATAAAGCACCCCGACGAGTAGAAGACTTAGCTCCTTACATTAGCGGGGTTACAGCAGGGAATGATGGACAGGGTGGACTCTTCACTGACTTTCAAATTCGTGGATTTAGTACAGGTAGCCAAGTTTATATCAATGGGTTACGAGATAATTACCGTTCTTTAATCAGAGACTTTGCTAATATTGAACGTCTAGAAATTTTGAAAGGTTTCTCTTCGTTACTTTATGGCACAGGTTCACCCGGTGGAGTAGTTAACTATATTACAAAGAAGCCCCAAGCTACGCCCAGTTATAAATTTTCAGCCGATATAGGCAGCTTTAATTTTTATCGCAGTGAAGTTGATTTAACAGGGCCGTTAACTGACGACAAAAATGTACTTTATCGCCTGATTTTGGCCTTTCAAGATTCAGATTATTTTGTAGACAACGTTGAAGATAATCGCATTTTTGTGGCTCCCTCAGTAACGTTATCAACGGGCGAAGGCGGTTCTTTAACAATTGAAGGGGAGTATTACCGACAAGATAAAGACTTTAATACTGGAGCAAAATTTTTTAATGGTGAGTTTTTCTATGACCGCAGTTATACAGATCTCCGCAATAGCCAAATCTACAATCACTATCGGATTGCAGCTTACTTAGATCAGCCAATTAGTAAGGATTGGTCGCTTAACCTCAGCGGTCAGTACTTTAATACACAAAGAGAAGCTAATCCGATCTTTGTCGCACTTGGTTTTGAGGGTGATACTCTAACACGTTTCTACCGAACAATTTTTGATGACTATAATCAATACAATCTTCGAGGTGAAATCAGAGGTAACTTCAATATTGGAGAGACAGAACATAAGTTATTAGCAGGCGTTGAATACAATAAATACAGTTCAAGGTTCAATGGTGTTAATGCTGGTTTTTTTGGTAGTATTGACGTTGCTAACCCTACTTTTGATGTTCCTATCCCCACCGGACTTACTAATAGCACAGTTGATTTTAGTGACAGCAATTGGGGCGTTTACATTCAAGATTTCATAAAACTTGGGCAATTTCGTTTACTGGCAGGTTTGCGCTACGGCGGATTTGAGTATATAAGTGGTGGCGTACCTGCACAAGATGACAATTACATTTCTCCAAGCATCGGGTTAGTTTATAGTCTGACAGATTCAGCTTCAATTTATGCTAGCTTTAGTCAATCGACAGAGCCACAATTTGGTTTACTTTCAGACGGTGGTTTTCCTGACGCCAGAAAAGCTACTCAATATGAAGTTGGTACTAAAGTAAATCTGTTAAATGATAGAGTGAGTATCACGGCTGCACTGTTTCAGTTGGAACAAACAAACATTGCAGAAACAGATCCCAGCAACCCTGATTTCAGCATCCTTGTAGGCGATATTCGTAGCCGTGGATTTGAATTGGACGTTACAGGAAAAGTAACCGAGAATTTTAGCTTGATTGCAGCTTACACCTACCTAGATTCAGAAGTTACCAAAAGTGTTGTCCCTGGACAAGAAGGTAACCGCCCGATTAATACTCCAGAACACAGCGTGGGGCTTTATGGTAAGTACGACTTTACTGGAGGTTCGCTAAAAGGGTTGAGTTTAGGTACTGGTTTAGTTTATGTGGGTGAAAGAGAAGGAGATAACGAAAATAGTTTTGAGCTTCCTGGCTATGTGCGAGTCGATTTAGGTGCTGCTTACAAAGTTAATAACCTGACCTTTAGATTAGGTATTGAAAACCTCTTTGATATTCGTTATGCTTCCGGTTCAAACAATTCAGCAAATATTTCTCAAGGTTCACCTTTTGCCGTGACTGGTTCAGTGTCAGTGCAGTTTTAATTTAGGTTTTATCTAAGAGATAATTTTGCGGACATCTTGAGAAGTTGACTGAAGCATGAAAAGAGTGACAATACGCTATTGGATACGTTGTTTAGTATTAATGTTTTTGATTATTGGGCTGATTACAGCTTGTAGTCATCACACAGTTAAAAACACAGTTTCTCCTACTAATTTGGCAAGTAAAGATTGCCGCGTCGTTCAACACACAATGGGAGAAACCTGTGTTCCTATAAACCCACAGCGTATTGTCACTTTTTCTTTACCGACTTTAGGTAATGCAATTGCCTTGGGAGTTAAGCCCCTGGGAAGTACCTATGTTGATATGCTGGATGAACATACATATCTAAAAAGTAAAGTTAAAGGTATCAATTCATTAGGAATTTCCTCACCTAATTTAGAAAAGATTTTACTGATTAAGCCCGATATTATTATAGGTTGGAATGCGGAAAGACAATTTTATCCTCTCCTTTCGCAAATTGCGCCGACTGTATTATTTAATTGGCAAAATAAAACTTGGCGAGACTTATTTGATTTTGTAACTCAGGTCTTAGGAAAAGAAGAGGCTGCACAGCAAGCTTGGGAACATTATCATCAACGAGTTGAAAAACTCAAAGCAGCTTTGGGCGATCGCTATAAAAACAAAGAAATTTCTCTCGTATTTTTAGCTCCTGGTGTGATATTTAGTGAAACTAAAAACTCCTTTCCTGATTTTATTCTTCAAGATGTAGGTTTGCAACGTCCCCAAGCCCAAAATGCGATCGCACCTTCTGCACAACTGTATTTTTCTCTAGAAGAATTAGAGAAGGCTGATGGTGATGTGATGTTTGTGGGAACCTTGACTGATGATAGCCAAAATTTTCTGGAGGAACTCAAACAAAAACCACTCTGGAAACATCTTCGAGCAGTTCAACAAAATCATGTTTACCCGATCAATTACTTGACTTGGAGAGGAGGAAATTTACTTGCGGCTGACGCAGTGATTGATGACTTATATAAATACTTAGTCAACACCCAATAATCAGGTTCAATTAGTTTTGCTATTAGATAGATCAGAAATGGAGAAGATGAGATTAGCGATCGCAACACAGCAAACATAGACGATATCACAGACATTGTATGATCAGGTCAAGCGATCGCACTAAAATCTAATCAAGCTTCACCAGTGCTTCCCACTAGCTTATCTTCACAAGCTAGTGTGATATGATTATTGCTAATTAATAGCAATAATTTGATTTTGTTTCCGTATCCCCATGACATTAATCTTCAATAAATCAGAATGGGATGAGATGTGGCAGCAGACTGCCAACCCTGAACTACAAAAGTTTGGCTCTGATGGATTTGAGGAAGTTTTGGAGATGCCGCAAATTGCTGGTCAGGGTTATTCTTACCATATCGAGCTATCACCTGGGGTCTCGTTAGGTTTTGCAGATTGCCAATACCACGAGGATTTGATAATCAAGACAGCTACCCACGACCATTTGATTCAAATTAATATTTTGTTATCGGGATTCCTTGACTGTGAGGGCGTTCACCCGCGTTTGGGTGGGACGCGTAGTTATTTTTCTGGTAGTGGGATTTCGCCTGCTGTCACCGATAAGCATCAAGGGGGAGGGCGTTTGAGTTTTGTGAATGTGGAAATTGAACCAGAGGTGCTGGAATCGTTTTTGGACGATGCACAACGCCAGCTAGACAATATCAAGCAACTATTCAAGGGTGAAGATTGGAAGGTGGCGTTTTACCCAAAGGTGACAGAAAAAGTGCGATCGCTTGCTCAAGAATTATGGCATCCACCCTATCGCGGTGCAGCCAAACGCCTATACTTACAAGCCAAGGTGTTTGAGTTATTAGCCTTGTATCTCGACTTAATTGCTGACAATCAAGAACCAGTTCGCAATCTACCAAGGTTCAAACCAGATACAATTGACCGTATTTACCACGCCAAAGAAATTTTAACCACCCAAATCGATCATCCACCATCACTATCGGCACTAGCTCAACTGGTGGGAGTCAGCGATCGCACTCTACAACGCGGTTTTCAAACCCTCTTTCAGACAACGGTTGTGGGCTATTTAACACAGTTGCGGTTAGATAAAGCTGAAAATTTATTGCGCCAAGGCGATGTCTGCAATGGGCAACGCCAACCCACAGTAGCAGAAGTAGCAAATCTCGTAGGCTATGGGCATTTAGGTCATTTTTCGGCGGCATTTAAGCGGCGATTTGGCATCACACCCAGGCAATGTTTGGCAGGTAACAAGACGGTTTTTGGAGGATAACTGGCGGTTTTTGGATAGACACTCTGGGATCAACTTCCCTATACTACTTTAAGTGCTATTAAGAATTACTAGCAGTAAGATAGCTGATTCCGATAAGTTTATTGTGTGGTGTGAAGAAAGATGAAGCGTTGGTGTTTGTCCCCCAGTATTCATTTATGGTTTATGGTCAGCCTTTGTGGATACTTCAATATAGTTGCAGTACAACCAGGATGGGCAAAGGATAAACCCAATCCCCAAGATACAGAAATACAAGATGTCCCGTCTTTATCCCCACAACAAAAAAACAATTCCCAAATTTCCCAACTGAGTGACATTAAACTACCTGGGACTAGTGCCATCATGTTGGTACAGACACCAAGCGGGGATATTGTACCAATTACAGGTGTGAAAGCTAATCCCACAGAAAAAGGTGTCGAGG encodes:
- a CDS encoding TonB-dependent siderophore receptor → MVNFLQLRLSLLLTGVFFLLGMQATWAKDANSFGNSQILVQSPTPTSEIIAIAGVKATPTQNGVEVILETPLGEQLQITNRSTGNNFIADIPNAQLRLPNGNTFNFRSEKPNAGIIEITVINIDTNTVRVTVVGETSLPTVELFDDNTGLVFGINSSATAMQPPQQPETPPVEEIPETQTPQEEPAAQQDDAIELVVTGEQDGYRVPDATTGSRLDIPLIETPASIGVITEEFIEDKAPRRVEDLAPYISGVTAGNDGQGGLFTDFQIRGFSTGSQVYINGLRDNYRSLIRDFANIERLEILKGFSSLLYGTGSPGGVVNYITKKPQATPSYKFSADIGSFNFYRSEVDLTGPLTDDKNVLYRLILAFQDSDYFVDNVEDNRIFVAPSVTLSTGEGGSLTIEGEYYRQDKDFNTGAKFFNGEFFYDRSYTDLRNSQIYNHYRIAAYLDQPISKDWSLNLSGQYFNTQREANPIFVALGFEGDTLTRFYRTIFDDYNQYNLRGEIRGNFNIGETEHKLLAGVEYNKYSSRFNGVNAGFFGSIDVANPTFDVPIPTGLTNSTVDFSDSNWGVYIQDFIKLGQFRLLAGLRYGGFEYISGGVPAQDDNYISPSIGLVYSLTDSASIYASFSQSTEPQFGLLSDGGFPDARKATQYEVGTKVNLLNDRVSITAALFQLEQTNIAETDPSNPDFSILVGDIRSRGFELDVTGKVTENFSLIAAYTYLDSEVTKSVVPGQEGNRPINTPEHSVGLYGKYDFTGGSLKGLSLGTGLVYVGEREGDNENSFELPGYVRVDLGAAYKVNNLTFRLGIENLFDIRYASGSNNSANISQGSPFAVTGSVSVQF
- a CDS encoding ABC transporter substrate-binding protein, with protein sequence MTIRYWIRCLVLMFLIIGLITACSHHTVKNTVSPTNLASKDCRVVQHTMGETCVPINPQRIVTFSLPTLGNAIALGVKPLGSTYVDMLDEHTYLKSKVKGINSLGISSPNLEKILLIKPDIIIGWNAERQFYPLLSQIAPTVLFNWQNKTWRDLFDFVTQVLGKEEAAQQAWEHYHQRVEKLKAALGDRYKNKEISLVFLAPGVIFSETKNSFPDFILQDVGLQRPQAQNAIAPSAQLYFSLEELEKADGDVMFVGTLTDDSQNFLEELKQKPLWKHLRAVQQNHVYPINYLTWRGGNLLAADAVIDDLYKYLVNTQ
- a CDS encoding helix-turn-helix transcriptional regulator; the encoded protein is MTLIFNKSEWDEMWQQTANPELQKFGSDGFEEVLEMPQIAGQGYSYHIELSPGVSLGFADCQYHEDLIIKTATHDHLIQINILLSGFLDCEGVHPRLGGTRSYFSGSGISPAVTDKHQGGGRLSFVNVEIEPEVLESFLDDAQRQLDNIKQLFKGEDWKVAFYPKVTEKVRSLAQELWHPPYRGAAKRLYLQAKVFELLALYLDLIADNQEPVRNLPRFKPDTIDRIYHAKEILTTQIDHPPSLSALAQLVGVSDRTLQRGFQTLFQTTVVGYLTQLRLDKAENLLRQGDVCNGQRQPTVAEVANLVGYGHLGHFSAAFKRRFGITPRQCLAGNKTVFGG